CGTCGCAACATTTTCGGAAGCGAAGCCGCTAAGGCCCGAGGATGTTAGGACCAAAGGCTTTGGCTGTCAAGCTGTTTCTTGGGAGCTCCACAGACCACTTCTTCGCGTGAGGCTGGAATCCTTGATTCTCCAGCGCAGCTCCCCGATGAGTTCGGCAGATTTCGGACTATTTGCGACCGTATCGTGTTACGTTTCCTTCGAAACCTTTTCGATGAGGAGAAGTGTGAAGGTAACCTTGAGAGATGTGGCCCGCCAGGCGGGAGTCTCAAACGCAACAGCATCAAAGGCGCTCAACAGCCGCGGCGACGTGGCTGAAGACACCCGCGACAGGGTTCTCAGAGCTGCCCGCACACTGGGGTACGGCACGAGAATCGCATCAAACTCAATTCTCGAGCGCTCGGTCATCAACGTTCTCATTGATGCAATGGACCCTTACTATGGCGTGGAAGTCCTTCGTGGACTGATAGCTGAAGGTCAGAAGCAAGGTGTGGACGTTATTCCACACATCGAAACTGCCGAAACCAGCGTTTCCTCGATGGACGAATGGGAACGCCTGCATCTGACCAGCCGCACTATTGGGATTGTCATCGTGGTATTGCGGTCAGGTAGCCCAATCCATGAAGTTGCGCGGCGCCGTGGCCTGCCTGTCATCGTGATCGACCCTTACTCCATGGAGAAACAAGGTGATATCAGCATCAGCTCCACGAACTGGCAGGGAGGCCGCGATGCTACCACTATGCTCATCGAACTTGGACACCGGCGAATTGGCGTGATTGCTGGACCTTCACACTTCGTACCTGGCGTGGAAAGGCTGTATGGCTATCGCACGGCCCTTGACGACCATGCCATCTCATGGGACCAATCATTGGTGGTTGAGGGCTCCTACACGTTTGGGTCGGGATTTGACGCTGCCGAGAAGTTGCTGGATCTCGCCTCCCCACCCACAGCCATCTTCGCGCTCAGCGACCGCATGGCGCTCGGCGCCATCCGGGCACTGGAGACGCGGGGGAAGAAGGTCCCTCGCGACATTTCAATTGTCGGTTTCGATAACTCGCCCGGTTCCGAACTGGTCACTCCCGCTCTCACAACGGTCGGCCAACCTTTGGCATCGATGGGCCGGGTCGCAGTATCAACTATCCAGAGTCTGCGCGAAGGTACACGGCTCCACACTCACACATTCCAGCTGGCGACCACCCTCATTGAGCGGGCGTCATGCGCTCCCCCGCGGTACGCCGAGGCAATGTGATCAGGGCCATATCGTCATATGATGTGTGCAAGACTCTAAGAAACATCCGGTAGTTTCCGCCCAATCCTTCGATGGTCGGAACTGAGAAGGCTCGTTGTTCAGCTCGGCTTTCGGTACAGTTCCGACCACCGTCACCCTCCACCCCCAGCTAGACGTGTCCACCCCTAAAGCGCATCTGGAGCTGACTCACACATGTCCTTGCCTCTAGCATTATCTGCTGCGCTCCGGCGTGGCATCGTCGTATCGCTGCTCGCCAGCAGCTTCGCTGCCACCAGCGTTGTGGCAGCGGAAGCCGAGCCTGTGACGGATTCTCTCATCGGCGCCTCGAATACCGTGTGGCGTTATTCGGACAACTACACAGATCTAGTCCAGACGATCGGCTCGGACGAATCCAGCAGGAACTTCACGTGGTACACCAAGGTGGACACCGAGCAGGTACTCCAATACGCGCCAGCTATCTCTGGCATATCGTTCCCGGCTGGGCAGACCACCACTGTGGCGGCCACCGGTGAGGAGACCACAAGTGGCGAATACAACCGCCGCGCCACAGTTGAGAATCTCGCAGAGAACTCAACCTACGTGTATCGAGTGGGATCAGAGGAAGGCGGCTGGTCCGATATCCACAGGATCACTACGCGAAGCTTCACGGGAGACTATAGCTTCCTGTTCTTCGGTGATCCTCAGGTGGGAGCTTCCGGCAACCTGACCTCCGATGAGGCCGGTTGGAATGACACGATTGACGTGGCGTTGGAGACCTACCCTGACTCCGAACTCATCTTCTCATCAGGCGATCAGGTGAACACAGCCTCGAATGAAGCCGAATACGCCACCTACCTCTCTCCTTCAGCGATGGCCAACCTTCCTTCGGTTCCGGTCACCGGAAACCACGACGTAGGTTCGAAAGCTTTTGAGCAGCACTACACCGTGCCAAATCTTGACCCCGAAGCAGGAAAGATGAGTTCTTCGACCGCTTCCGGTGGGGATTACTGGTTCGAGTACAAAGATGTTCTTTACGTAGTGCTTAACTCAAACAGCAGTGATTACGCCTCGCACATCGACTTCATGACCAACGTTGTGAAAGAACACGGCGCGGATGCCACATGGAAAGTACTCGCCTTCCACCACTCGATCTACTCCGTCGCTTCCCATGTGTCCAGTGATCAGGTCAAGGATTTGCGCGCTACCCTTCCAGAAACCATCTCCGATCTGGGATTCGATCTTGTGCTTCAAGGGCATGACCACAGTTACACGCGTACCTACCTCATCAAGGATGGCAAGCTCGCTGACGCCTCCGAAGTTCCAGGCCAGAGCGAAGTTACCGCGGGGAAGGGTGAGGTCCTCTACATCACCGCTAACTCCGCATCTGGTTCGAAGTACTACGAGGTCAAAGATCCATCTGCTTGGTATGGCTCAGTCATCAACCAAGAGAAGGTTCGCAACTACACCAGTATCGAAGTAACCGATACATCCATCACCATCCGGACACTCCGCTCTCAGGCGTTCGGCGACAAGAAGCCCGTGAACAGCGTGGTGGACAAGGTGACCCTCAAACGTGAGGATGTCACGGCTCCAACACTAACCGTTCCGGAAAACTCCGTCATTACTGAGGGCGATTCATTCGACCCGATGTTAGGTATTTCGGCCAACGACGACGTCGACGGCGACCTCGCAGGTTCAGTCACGATCCGCGGATCGGTTGATACGACGACGCCGGACGAGTACACCTTGACCTACCGCGTCCACGACTCAGCCGGGAACACCGCTGAGGCGGTCCGGGCAGTCGCAGTCCACGCACGCGCCGCGTCAACCACGCAACCCACCATGCCGGCCACGGATGCCTCAAAGGTGACAGCCGACGGAAAGCTCTCCGATACCGGAGATTCCGCAACCGCAATGTTCGTGGCTGCAAGTGTGCTGCTCCTGCTGGGCGGTTCGGTGCTGATTGGCTTTAGGCATGGCCGTAAGGATGCTTAGGCCCACGATTTAGCGCCATCGCGCAGCATTGCCGTTACGATGCCCCCGGCACCACTGCCGAGGCACCGTACCGAGAAGGGATACTCCATGCGTCGCATACTCGCCGTGGCAGGCAGCCTTTTTCTGGTCCTGTTGTTGGGGGCATGCTCAGCCGAGCCAGAATCTGCCGGGTCCAACTCGCCCGGGCAGCATTCTATTCAGTCGAACTCGACCGATGGCTCAGCGAACCGTAGTCCTGCCAGCATCACAGAACCACAGAACTCCGCTGACAACTCCGAATCGGCGGCTACCTCCACACCCCAGGCAGCGCAATACTCTCCCGGTTCAGTAATAACGTCCGACCTGCCGAGCGATGCGAACGTGAGTGGGTGGAGTATCGGCGTCGTCGCTCAGAATGGATCCGAGGCGGACGCTGTGGTTCAGGCGCTTCAGACCTTTGCGCGTTCTCACAACAGCACTGTGACCATAATGGATGCGCAGTCATCTATCGATGATACTGAGTCAGGGATCTTCAACGTCATCGTGGGAGTGGGTCCGGAAGTGGCGGGAGAGTTCGATTTGGCCTCAGCGGCCAGGTTGGATCAGGACTACCTTATGCTCGGCACGCAACTGGCTGAGCCAACCAACAATGTAACGGCAGTTGTATGGCCCGGCGCCCAAGACCGCGTAGTATTCGCCGATCAGCTTCCCACCTTCACAAACGCTGCCCGCTACGCAGAACAAGCTGTGGAAACCGGAATGGCAGCCGTATCGACAGGAGCAACCGGCTTCGTGTACTCGCTTGAGGGGTAAGCAAAAGCCAAGCATGGGTACAATCGCACGAAACTGACACTCCACGTATCCTGCTCACCCACGCGCGAAACCGAAGGCGGGGCGGGAAATGACGACGTATCCATCAGTTCTTAAGAGATTCCACTTCTCCCACTATCGCATTATGGCTGATCATCAAGCCCATTCTTCTGGGAGGCTCGCGCTACGAGGCCGTCAGGAACACGTATTTGAGATGTTACGATCGAATCAGAGTGCAGTTCAAGGACGATACCTCGTATCCACTATGAGTTCTGGAGGTTCCGCCATGAAAGTTGGAAGAAAGATAGCAATAGGCGCTGCGTCCTTATTCTTGACAGCAGCTCTCAGTGGCGGGCCGGCGTTCGCCTCCGACAATGAGACGTCCGACGTCGCTTCCGGTAGCGGATCCGTTGGTGTTATCTATGGCGGCACAACCCAGTCAATAGATCCAACTCGATTTGACTATGTTCCCGCCGCGGGCAGCCCACAGGCAGGAATGATTCAACCCCTCAATGCATCGGGAACTCAGTCTATTGGCCGATTTACCATCTCGGTTGGTGGAGTCCCAATTGGTATTCCTCGTATCCTGCTCACCCATGAGATCAATGGATCAGGGCTCCGAGTGACCAGCGAAAAGGTCTACTTTGCGTCAACAAGCACCTCAGTGTGTAACTATCAGGTTGTCTATCAGAACCGCAGCGGCTCGAAGATCTACAGTTCAAGCTACTCAAGCACATACAAAGGTTGTAGCTCGGCCAAGTTGATGTACAACTCTGCCGCTCCCTTTACAGCACGAGCAGGGGTACAGTGTGCTCGGCTCTTCTCAAACGGTGTCTATCTTGGTGAACAGTGCCATAGCATTCACCAATAACACGAGATAGTGAGTTGATCGAACATGTTGAGGAAACAGGCGAACTTGGCAGATATCATTAGCCGAACGATGGCTGCAATTGAGAGGATTACGCTAGTCGTCTTTCTTGGAATGTTGATTGGCTCAATAAACTCCCTCTCCAACGCCAACAGTTTTCTCAGCAGTCTCCCACCAAGCGAAGAGACATCGGCATTCATTCTGAACTATACGAACCGTTCAACAACACTCCTTGTGACTGCCATCGGTGCTTTCGTCGTGCTTCTGGTGGCTCACTATGTGAAAGAGCAGATCACAACAATCTGCGAAGACGATCAGTACCGTAGCTCTGCCTTAGGCAGAGACGGGTTGAGCGAGCCAGTATCGCATAACAAGTAGCACTTGACTGATCATCTATAACCGCTGCTTGCTCGAAGGCGCGCATATGAGAATGTCATAGGCGCATTCCTTAGGTTCCTGAAGTACACTCCGGCGAACTCAGGAGTGACGCTTGGTGTAGAGGCCCAACACGCTGTGAGGGGATGCTCGGGACGGATTGTCCCGAGCATCCCCTCACTTATTGGTTGCCACGGCGCATCACACTAGGCGTATCAGCTACGTAGAACCTGTGTTACTGGCATACATGGGAGTTACTTGCGGTAGGCGGCTAACGTGTCACTACCAGAACCAAACCAGTCACCAGCAACAAGCTGATCAGAAGAACGCCCAAACACAAAGCCTGGACGAGACCCACCAGCCAACCGATCATTCACAAACACACGCGTCCCACGAACAACCGAAACCGAATCAGCCCCATCACCATCAAAATCACCCACAACCGCACGATCCGACACCCGACCAAACGTAAACACCACATCAGCAGACCCACCACAAGCAACCTGCTTCACCAAGAACCGCGACCCACGCTGCACACCCAGGCCTGCAACACCATCACCATCCCAATCACCGGCAAGCGGAGTATCAGACGCCTTGCCGTAGGCCACACTCAGATCAGCAGACCCACCACGCACACGACCATCCACGCTGAAGCGCACATAGAACCTGTTCGACGAGGCAGCCTTGACCGCCACATCATCAGACCCATCCCCATTAAAGTCACCCACAACAGGGATGCTGCCCGCCGGACCATACACAATCGAATAACTGGACGCACCCGACCGGTTCGCATCCAAGAACGTATACGTGCGACCAGTACGAAGAACCAGAGTATCTACCCCATCCCCATCAAAATCACCCGACAACACCTCATCAGCAGAGGCAATCTTCGCGGCAAACTCCGTCACAGTCCGAACCAACGAATCCTGGAAAAACACATTCACACCCACAGAACCATCCACCACAGGAACCACACCAGACGGCCCAGCAGTCGGTTCCGTCGTCGGCTCAATTGTTGGTTCCGTCGTCGGCGTCGGCTCAATTGTTGGTTCCGTCGTCGGCGTCGGCTCAGGCTCACCCGACAACACGTGCCATTCCCAAATTCCCGGAGATCCTCCGGCCTCCTGAGAACCCCATGACTGCATCACCATGCGCAGCGCGGTGGTCTTCACTGCCTCAAATTCAACAGTGTTGAACTCATCCCGAACTCGGCCGTAGTCGCCCGAAGTGAGTTTCACATCCTTCCAATCATTACCGTCGAGGTACTGCAACACCCACGATTTGGGAGGAATCATTCCCGCATTGTCAGAGTCTTGGGAATCGGCAAACCACCAGATCCCCACAGTTCCCACCGAGACCTCGAAGTCCCACGTGAGCTGAGCAGTTATCTCACCGACCTTCGGCCACGTACCCCATTCAGCTCCTCGGCCGGAGTCGCTAAGTACCAACGGCTCAAGCGTGCCGTCATTGAGTCCGGTCACGCTGTTCCACCCAGCCGTGTAGGAAGCCGAGGCAGTCGCAAGCGGCGCGATGTTTCCACTGAGCTCGGCGGTTGGGTCTAGAGGTACCGCCACGCTACCTGTTGCTGCATTCCCGGCTTTGTCCGTGACGCTGAAGTAGAGCGTGTTGGGTAGCCCGTCCGGTGGCAAGATTGGTTCGTTCAATGAACCGGATACCCATGCACCCGCGCCAAACCTGTACCTGAAACTGCTGATCCCGGATAATGCATCAGTTGCCTCAACGATTACTGACCGATCCTGCAGGTCAGTTGTAACCACGGGAGCTGTTGAGTCGATCTTGAACGTACGAGTCACCATCTCACTCTCGTTGCCTGCCTTGTCTGCGGCTTTTCCTGAGACGGTGTGTTCACCCTCTGTGTCGACGGCGATCTCCACCTTTCGCACGTTGCTCTCAGTAGTCCACGCACCCTCGTCCAGCTTCGCGGAGATAGTAAGGCCGTAATCGGCGTCGTCGTCGCCGCGGACTTGCGCCGTCACGCTAGAGGAATACCAATCATCTGCGCCGTGCGAACCCACCAGAGCGATGTTTGCCACGGGTGCACTAGTATCTTCGCTAGGTTCTGTGGAGCCGTTCGTAGAGACAACCACCGGAAGATGTACATACTCGGAGGCATATCCAAGCACACGACCTTCTACGGTAAACTCGCCGGCCTGGGCATAGCTGGCGGGATCGACGCTCCGCCAATTAACCGGTGCCCACACGGAACCAGAGGCAGACGTCAGCCGTACTGCAGCTGGTAGCGCTGGCGCCACACCTATGGACGTTGACACTTGGGTAAGTGCAGGAACCGCATCGTCTACTGCATATACTTCCCATTCAGATATAGAAACAGAATGGTAGTAAGCTCCCTCTGCCCTTCCCTCAAGGGTCATCCGCAGGGCACTTGCAACCACAGGTTCTGCTAGGTCCACATGTAACCATGTGTTGGTGTTAGTGGGCGTCGTCTTTGTGGCGACGTCGTGCCAGTTTCCATCAGTCCCCAGGTATTGGAGGCCCCATGACTCCGGCGGCCTAATCCAGTTCGAATCCTGATGGAACATCAGTCCCATGGAGTCGATAGCTACCGGTTCATCCCACTCATACATGACCCAGTCACGTGCCACCGTGTTGGTTGTACCGCGGTAATTGCCCCACTGATCCGGCGGAAGCAACGCGGCAGGCGCCCGCCCGTCATTCAGGGCAGCCAACCGCATCGGAGGTTGTTCCGTGAATGAGGCCGAAACCGATGCTTCCGGCGCCACATTGTTCGTCAGCCGCCACGCCGGGTCGTCAGCCCGGGTCGGGGTCACAGGCAGAATCTTGGATCCGTCCCACTCCACCTTGTCAATCGCAACCGATCTGCGGAAATGCCCACCACCTTCGGCATCTTTCGTTTGATAGCTGACGTACCATTCGCCGTCAAACTCAACAAGAGCAGGGTGCATCGTAGTGGCCGACGTTCCGCCAACAATTACTCCCTGATACTGCCACGGCCCCTTTGGTGAACTCGAAGTCGCATAAGCGATACACGCTTGGTAATTCGATGGAGTGCAGTCGGATCCACCACTCTTCCAGTCATAGAGAAGGTAGTAGAGGCCATCCTTCTTCGTCACCCATGGTGCCTCAAAGAAGTTCGTCAGCCCTGTCATCTGCTGGATATCGCCCTTTAACGTCACCATGTCCTGCTCGAGTTCCACCACTCGTGCTGTGTACCACGAGCCCCAATACAGATATACCGTGCCGTCGTCGTCGATCATCACGTGAGGATCGATGACTTCTTGGCCACTCGTAGACGTACCGAACACATCTCTCCACGTCACAAGAGGTTCCCCGATGGCGTCGCTCCACGGACCCACAGGATTATCAGAGACTGCAACGCCAATAGACATACGGTTTGGCAATGAGGCATCTTTGTTCTCGATCGGAACGTACCAGTAGTAGCGCCCGTCGATCCCCTTGACGGTTTGGCCAGCATAAGCGGCATTGCCGGTAGCCCAATCAAATACTTCGCCGGGATTGAGGTTGCCTTCCCAGACCTCCCATTTGCCTCCCGCGACGGCGTCGGTGGCAAGAACGGCATATTCGGACATATCGAAACCGCCGTAGGTTGGGCTGGCTCCATCTTGACCGGCATACACGTAGAGCTTTCCATCATCCGCCAGCATCGCCGCATCAGCTGTATACAGCGAACCATCGCGGATAATCGGGTTTCCATCGGACGTGATCGTGCGGGTGGGAGCCGGTGGCTCATCGGCACTGGCCGCGAGCGCACCTCCCATAGGAATCAAGCCCGCCACCGCACACGCCATTGCGGTCAGTGCCGCAAGGCTTCTTCTTTTCATTGTGTTCTCTCAGTTCTCCTAGATGCAGTTTGGGGGCACGACGGCGATGTCGTGCCCCCAAACCCTGTTACTTGCGGAATGCAGCGAATGTGTCAGTTCCGGTTCCGAACCAATCACCGGCAACGCGAAGGTCGCCCGCACGCCCGTAAACCTGCGTGGTATCAGCGGATCCACCACTCAGCGTGTTCTTGACGTACACAGTGGTACCGCGGATGACAGCGATGGAGTCACCGTGGGCCCCATCGAAGTCGCCCACAACTGCTGTATCAGTCGCACGTCCATAGACGAACGATCGGTCTGCTTGACCACCCTTGAGTTCATCGCGGAGATAGAACTTGTTTCCGCGCTTGACCCCAATGGTGTCCGTACCATCTCCATCCCAATCACCTGCCACGGGCACGTCACTTGATCGTCCGTACGTCACCGTTGTGTCAGACTGACCACCTGTCAGTTTTCCGTCGTGGTTGAACTTCACATGGAAGGTGGCCGATCCAGGGTTTCGCACCGCTATATCGTCACGTCCGTCGCCATCGAAGTCACCAACAACAGGAGAACTCAGGGACTTTCCGTAGATGATCGAATAGGTCTGTGATTCACTCCGGTTGCTCGCGAAGAACGTGTATGTACGTCCATTCCGAGCCACGAGCGTATCCACACCGTCTCCATCGAAGTCCCCGGCAAGGATCTGGTCAGCTTGAGCGACTCTCATACCAGTCCGCGCAATCCCCTGAACGATCGAGTCCTGGAAGAACACGTTTGCCGTGCGATCCACCACGGGTGTTTGGTCCACGGGGTCTGTCGGATCGACTGGTTTCGCCTTCTTCAACGTGATCGTGTAGGTCTGGGTCTTTCCGCTCTGAGAAGTCACAACGATGGTTACTACCGATTCCTTGACGGTAACGCCCACGCTGGCTTCAGGGGAGTTCGCAACAGCGACCACGTCCTCCGATGTCACAGACTTTGGATCTGGGACCTCGACCGAAAGAGCCTCCGTAGCCAGATTCACTACTGTGCCAGCCACCGTGACCGACGCCAGTGACGCATCATTGCTGGGTTCTTCAGGAACTACAACGTTGATGCCAGCCTTCAGCAGTGATGAACCAGAACTGGCTTGAACCGTATACTCACCTGCCGCTATCGAGCTTGGAAGCTGCACTTGAGCACTTCCAGCACCGTCCGCTTCGACTTTGATCGTTCCCAAATCGAAGGCGCCCGGCTGGAGGGTCAGTTCGTAGGTACTATCTGGCACGGCATGTGCGATGGAAACCTGGAACGAATCACTAGGTGCGAGATTGGCAGCAGGTACGGAGATTGTTGGATTGACGTTTGGACCGTAAACCTCCCATTCGATGATGCCTACGTAACCGCTGCTCGACTTTGTCAACACGGCCCGCAGCGCAGTGGTAGTAACCGGGTCATGAGTGACCTCCACGTATTCATCCTCAGAAGTTGGGTAGCCTGAAACATTCGGCACCTCAGCCCAGTCCCCTGATGAATCGAGGTACTCAAGCTTCCAACTGGCGGGAAGATCCATACCGCCGCCATCGTCGAAGAACTGAATCCTCGTGGTATCGACCGTTTGAGGTTGGTCCCACGTCAGCTGAGCAGTTTGTGTATCTCCACTCAATCCCCACGTTCCCCACGCACCTGTTTGTCCTCCGCTGGTCAGATCGCGCAAGTCGTTCAAACCGGCGGCGGAGTTCCACGTAGTGACAGCAGAGACGGTAGGTTCAGCGTCGGGAGCGACATTCTTACGCCATCCATCTGGAGCCACGCCAACATCGAGTGATGTCACATCACTCGTATTGCCCGCCTTATCCGATGCACGGAAGTACACGGTGCCAGCCTGATCCACCACAAACTGCTTCTCGTAGGCCTCCCAGTCTCCACCCTCGCCGATGCGGTATTCCACTGTGTCAACCCCGGACGCTGAATCCGTGGCCGAGATGCTCATATACCGCGTCGTCTCATTGAAGCTTGGCGCCACGACGGGAGCCGCCGAATCGATTGAGACTGTCAGGACTGCGTCCTTGGATGTACGCCCATCGGCAGCAGTGGCCCGTGCGCGTACTTCATTCTGCCCTTGCGCAGAAATCGTCACAGGGCCGGCATAGTCCTGCCACACACCGCCAACTTGAATTTGGACGTGAAGATCTGCACCTTCTGGATCAGATGCCGTTGCTGAGACGTCGACGCTCGAGCCGTACCATCCGGATTCTCCCGGGTCTGACGACGCCGAAAGATCCACCACTGGTTCCGCAGTGCCCACCACAGTCACGGTGCCAGAAGCACGTTTGTCAGTACCGGCAATTGAACCGAGCACTTCAAACTCCCCGGCATTCGCCCACGAAGCGGCGTCGATGGCATCCCACTCCACCGCAACAGTCTCACGGGAACCGTCGTTGTAGAGCACATTCACAGACTGAGGCATTGCCGGAGCCACGCCGACCTTCGTCGTCACTGCAGTTGGGTCAATAACATTCACCTGAACGGCATCAGTTGCGCGAACCCACACCGTGGCCTTCGCAAGGATTGACGTGCCCGCTACAGAGCCGTACACATCGAAGTTGCCTTCTCGTTCGAGATCGTTAGCATTGATCTCCTGCCAGCTGACCTGCCTGCTTACCAACGAGCCATCCGAATAAGTGACCTCCACGGTGTTCGGTAGGGCCGGTTCAGTCCCGATGCTCGTACGAACGTTCGTCGATTGAACCGAAACTGGCTCTTGTGCGTACGCTTCCCATTCGACGATTCCGGGATAGCCATCGTTGTGCTTCGTGATTGCCACTCGCAAAGAGGTGGTACTCACGGCGTCAAAGGTCGCGTGATTGAGTTGTCCATGAACATTCGGGTACGCGCTTGCGTTGCCGACGTCTTTCCACTGACCAGACGAGTCTAGGTATTCGATCTTCCAGCTTGCCGGAGTCCTCACTCCGCCGCCATCGTCGTGGAACAGAATTGCGGTTTCGTCAATTCGTTGCTCCTTGTCCCATGTGAGGGTCATCCAATAGGGCGCAGTCATGCCCCATGTTCCCCAGGCGTCGGACTCTTGTGCCACCGGGAACGTTGTATTTCCGTCGTTGACGGCCGCCACGCTGTTCCAGCCGGTGACTTTCGAAGCGGCCGCCGTGGCTTCCGGAGCCACATTGGTCTTCGAAGCTTCGCCACCCGCATTGGTTACGGCTACGTCAACGGAACTCGTCTGCTCGCCATCATCTGCGGAGAGCCTCAGGACGTAATCACCCTCAGCTGTGAACAGCACATCCGTCGTTTCTGATGAGCTGTTGGCAAACACTGCCTGACCATCAACCGGTGCAGAGACTACCGTCCACTTGGTCGTCAAGGTGCCGGAAGGTAAGCCGTCGTCCGAAACCGTTCCCACCAGCCGCGCCTTGTTCGCAGCGCTGTATGTGGAGTCCTCGTATGCTTGGACCTTTGGCGCCGCATTGGTAGATTCTGGCAATTCAGCACTAGTGCTCATTGCCTGGATTTCCTTCACGCCAGTAGCCTTACCAGCCGCATGTTTGACCGTGAGTCTGATCTTCGACGTCTCAACCGGCGTGAATTGAACACGATTGTAGTTTGCGGTGGCGTACACGGGTGTGCGCGCTTGGTTCTGGACAGCAACCCATTCGCTGCCATTCCAGTATTCAATGAGGTAATACTGCGGAGCAGCGTAGCCAGATACCGTTGCCGACGACGACGTCCGGTAGAAATAGACCCTCGTTTCGTTGATTTCCTGTGTGGATCCGAAATCGACTACGAGACTATCGTCTGAGTTTGGACTTCCCGCGGTTCCCCAGAATGGCTCATTGATTGTTGTGCCGTTGACTGCAGCTTCTGCCTCACGACCCGTTGCTTCAAATGACGCCTCGACCGAGGCACCACGTGCGACATTTGTCGAGCCAACTGTGTCCGGCGCAATTGCCACTCCAGCCTTAGCGAAAACATCCACGATCCGTGAATCGGAATCGTAGGTGACCTCTGTGGCGCTCAACAGAGCACTTGCCTTTTCGTAGGTCACGGTCGCAGTGGAATCATCACTCAGTTCAACAGTTCCAGATTCTGGGTCATAGATCAGTCCGGTCAAGGTGTCCGTAGTGAATACGCGTTCACCGTCGATGTACGCCGAGTAGCCGGCGGGCCCGCCATAGTGCGATCCGTCTTTATCCCACACAATGGTCACGTCAGAATCGTGGTACCTGATGTTGTTCGCAGTGAAGTAGTCCCACTCAATGTCGATCGGGTTAAGCTCCAGCATGTCGTCGTCGCGCGCCTGGAAACCAATTGGCCCCTCAATCATCGCGAAGTTGGTTGTGCCAAGAATCGTGTGGTGAATCCATGATCGGTATCCGATACTGCCGCCGTCCTCAGCACTTCCGTTGGCCCAAAACTCGTTCTGATTTGGAAGACGATTGTCACCATCTTGGTAGTGTGCCCAGGCATTCCAGTAGAGCAACTGTTTGTACATCTCGGGTGTGATGT
The DNA window shown above is from Changpingibacter yushuensis and carries:
- a CDS encoding LacI family DNA-binding transcriptional regulator, whose product is MKVTLRDVARQAGVSNATASKALNSRGDVAEDTRDRVLRAARTLGYGTRIASNSILERSVINVLIDAMDPYYGVEVLRGLIAEGQKQGVDVIPHIETAETSVSSMDEWERLHLTSRTIGIVIVVLRSGSPIHEVARRRGLPVIVIDPYSMEKQGDISISSTNWQGGRDATTMLIELGHRRIGVIAGPSHFVPGVERLYGYRTALDDHAISWDQSLVVEGSYTFGSGFDAAEKLLDLASPPTAIFALSDRMALGAIRALETRGKKVPRDISIVGFDNSPGSELVTPALTTVGQPLASMGRVAVSTIQSLREGTRLHTHTFQLATTLIERASCAPPRYAEAM
- a CDS encoding family 43 glycosylhydrolase; translation: MKRRSLAALTAMACAVAGLIPMGGALAASADEPPAPTRTITSDGNPIIRDGSLYTADAAMLADDGKLYVYAGQDGASPTYGGFDMSEYAVLATDAVAGGKWEVWEGNLNPGEVFDWATGNAAYAGQTVKGIDGRYYWYVPIENKDASLPNRMSIGVAVSDNPVGPWSDAIGEPLVTWRDVFGTSTSGQEVIDPHVMIDDDGTVYLYWGSWYTARVVELEQDMVTLKGDIQQMTGLTNFFEAPWVTKKDGLYYLLYDWKSGGSDCTPSNYQACIAYATSSSPKGPWQYQGVIVGGTSATTMHPALVEFDGEWYVSYQTKDAEGGGHFRRSVAIDKVEWDGSKILPVTPTRADDPAWRLTNNVAPEASVSASFTEQPPMRLAALNDGRAPAALLPPDQWGNYRGTTNTVARDWVMYEWDEPVAIDSMGLMFHQDSNWIRPPESWGLQYLGTDGNWHDVATKTTPTNTNTWLHVDLAEPVVASALRMTLEGRAEGAYYHSVSISEWEVYAVDDAVPALTQVSTSIGVAPALPAAVRLTSASGSVWAPVNWRSVDPASYAQAGEFTVEGRVLGYASEYVHLPVVVSTNGSTEPSEDTSAPVANIALVGSHGADDWYSSSVTAQVRGDDDADYGLTISAKLDEGAWTTESNVRKVEIAVDTEGEHTVSGKAADKAGNESEMVTRTFKIDSTAPVVTTDLQDRSVIVEATDALSGISSFRYRFGAGAWVSGSLNEPILPPDGLPNTLYFSVTDKAGNAATGSVAVPLDPTAELSGNIAPLATASASYTAGWNSVTGLNDGTLEPLVLSDSGRGAEWGTWPKVGEITAQLTWDFEVSVGTVGIWWFADSQDSDNAGMIPPKSWVLQYLDGNDWKDVKLTSGDYGRVRDEFNTVEFEAVKTTALRMVMQSWGSQEAGGSPGIWEWHVLSGEPEPTPTTEPTIEPTPTTEPTIEPTTEPTAGPSGVVPVVDGSVGVNVFFQDSLVRTVTEFAAKIASADEVLSGDFDGDGVDTLVLRTGRTYTFLDANRSGASSYSIVYGPAGSIPVVGDFNGDGSDDVAVKAASSNRFYVRFSVDGRVRGGSADLSVAYGKASDTPLAGDWDGDGVAGLGVQRGSRFLVKQVACGGSADVVFTFGRVSDRAVVGDFDGDGADSVSVVRGTRVFVNDRLAGGSRPGFVFGRSSDQLVAGDWFGSGSDTLAAYRK
- a CDS encoding immunoglobulin-like domain-containing protein, whose product is MSLPLALSAALRRGIVVSLLASSFAATSVVAAEAEPVTDSLIGASNTVWRYSDNYTDLVQTIGSDESSRNFTWYTKVDTEQVLQYAPAISGISFPAGQTTTVAATGEETTSGEYNRRATVENLAENSTYVYRVGSEEGGWSDIHRITTRSFTGDYSFLFFGDPQVGASGNLTSDEAGWNDTIDVALETYPDSELIFSSGDQVNTASNEAEYATYLSPSAMANLPSVPVTGNHDVGSKAFEQHYTVPNLDPEAGKMSSSTASGGDYWFEYKDVLYVVLNSNSSDYASHIDFMTNVVKEHGADATWKVLAFHHSIYSVASHVSSDQVKDLRATLPETISDLGFDLVLQGHDHSYTRTYLIKDGKLADASEVPGQSEVTAGKGEVLYITANSASGSKYYEVKDPSAWYGSVINQEKVRNYTSIEVTDTSITIRTLRSQAFGDKKPVNSVVDKVTLKREDVTAPTLTVPENSVITEGDSFDPMLGISANDDVDGDLAGSVTIRGSVDTTTPDEYTLTYRVHDSAGNTAEAVRAVAVHARAASTTQPTMPATDASKVTADGKLSDTGDSATAMFVAASVLLLLGGSVLIGFRHGRKDA